The following coding sequences lie in one Deltaproteobacteria bacterium genomic window:
- the clpX gene encoding ATP-dependent Clp protease ATP-binding subunit ClpX — protein sequence MSRKDSHHHGNLSCSFCGKGQREVRKLIAGPTVYICDECIKLCNDIIAEESEREENRPAVALPAPMEIKTFLDDYVVGQERAKKILAVAVYNHYKRIYSKKPARQRPGMQAARQQGDSDVELQKSNILLLGPTGSGKTLLAQSLARFLNVPFTIADATSLTEAGYVGEDVENIIQNLLHAADYDVEKAARGIVYIDEIDKIARKGDTPSPTRDVGGEGVQQALLKIIEGTRANVTPRGGKKYNQQEYIQVDTSNILFICGGAFYGIENIIKRRAGEKGLGFGAHVQPKDNRGVGEMLQLIEPTDLIKFGMIPEFVGRLPMIATLDDLTEDDLVTILTQPKNALVKQYQKLFEMERVKLTFSREALRSIAHEAMRRKAGARGLRAIMENAMLDIQYDVPYRDSIKECKITEGVIMRGEEPTLLFEKDRKTA from the coding sequence ATGAGCCGGAAGGACAGCCATCACCACGGCAATCTCTCCTGCTCCTTCTGTGGGAAGGGGCAGAGGGAAGTCCGGAAGCTCATCGCCGGCCCCACCGTCTACATCTGCGACGAGTGCATCAAGCTCTGCAACGACATCATCGCCGAGGAAAGCGAGCGCGAGGAGAACCGTCCCGCCGTCGCGCTCCCGGCGCCGATGGAGATCAAGACGTTCCTCGACGACTACGTGGTCGGTCAGGAGCGTGCCAAGAAGATCCTCGCCGTCGCCGTCTACAACCACTACAAGCGCATCTACTCGAAGAAGCCCGCCCGCCAGCGTCCGGGGATGCAGGCCGCGCGGCAGCAAGGCGACAGCGACGTCGAGCTGCAGAAATCGAACATCCTCCTGCTCGGCCCCACCGGCTCTGGCAAGACGCTGCTGGCGCAGTCGCTGGCGCGCTTTCTCAACGTCCCGTTCACCATCGCCGACGCCACCTCGCTGACCGAAGCGGGCTACGTCGGCGAGGACGTCGAGAACATCATCCAGAACCTGCTGCACGCGGCCGACTACGACGTGGAGAAGGCGGCGCGCGGCATCGTCTACATCGACGAGATCGACAAGATCGCGCGCAAGGGAGACACGCCGAGCCCCACCCGCGACGTCGGCGGCGAGGGCGTGCAGCAGGCGCTGCTCAAGATCATCGAGGGCACCCGGGCCAACGTCACCCCGCGGGGAGGCAAGAAGTACAACCAGCAGGAATACATCCAGGTCGACACTTCGAACATCCTCTTCATCTGCGGCGGCGCCTTCTACGGCATCGAGAACATCATCAAGCGGCGCGCAGGAGAGAAAGGGCTGGGCTTCGGCGCGCACGTGCAGCCGAAGGACAACCGCGGCGTCGGCGAGATGCTGCAGCTGATCGAGCCGACCGATCTGATCAAGTTCGGGATGATCCCGGAGTTCGTCGGCCGCCTGCCGATGATCGCCACCCTCGACGATCTGACCGAGGACGATCTGGTCACCATCCTCACCCAGCCGAAGAATGCGCTGGTCAAGCAATACCAGAAGCTCTTCGAGATGGAGCGGGTGAAGCTGACCTTCTCGCGCGAGGCGCTGCGGTCGATCGCCCACGAAGCCATGCGCCGCAAGGCGGGAGCGCGCGGCCTGCGCGCCATCATGGAAAATGCGATGCTCGACATCCAGTACGACGTGCCGTACCGGGACAGCATCAAGGAGTGCAAGATCACCGAGGGCGTGATCATGCGCGGCGAAGAGCCCACGCTGCTCTTCGAGAAGGACCGCAAGACGGCGTGA